One Fusobacterium nucleatum genomic window carries:
- a CDS encoding transposase, with translation MYLTLKQQVKHLSKKEFRNLKYLSHIAKNLTNEAIYNIRQYYFKNKKYLSYNKNYKILKNSENYKKLNSNMAQQILKEVDGSFKSFFGLLKLAKNGQYDNKKIKLPKYLAKDAFTTLVIGFVRLKDGMLIIPYSNSFRKIHKEIAIKLPPILKDKKIKEIRIIPKQYSRYFEIQYTYEVKEIQRELNRENGLGIDLGIDNLCTCVTNTGASFLIDGRKLKSINRYYNKINAKLQSIKDKQKIERTTLRQKRIARKRNNRIEDYLSKVARIIINYCLNNDIGKIVLGYNEDFQRNSNIGSINNQNFVNIPYGKLRDKLIYLCKLYGIEFKLQEESYTSKASFFDGDEIPIYDKENPQEYIFSGKRIKRGLYQTSVGKLINADCNGALNILRKSKVVDLSILYNRGELNTPKRIRVV, from the coding sequence ATGTATTTAACATTAAAACAACAAGTAAAACATCTTAGTAAAAAAGAGTTTAGAAATTTAAAATATTTATCTCATATAGCCAAGAACTTAACTAATGAAGCTATATATAATATTAGACAATACTATTTTAAAAATAAAAAGTATTTAAGTTATAACAAAAACTATAAAATACTTAAAAATAGTGAAAATTACAAGAAATTAAATTCTAATATGGCTCAACAAATTCTAAAAGAGGTAGATGGAAGTTTCAAATCATTTTTTGGACTTTTAAAACTTGCTAAGAATGGTCAATATGATAATAAAAAAATAAAATTACCTAAATATCTTGCTAAAGATGCTTTTACAACTCTTGTTATAGGTTTTGTTAGATTAAAAGATGGTATGCTGATTATTCCTTATTCAAATTCATTTAGAAAGATACATAAGGAAATCGCAATAAAACTACCACCAATATTAAAAGACAAGAAAATAAAAGAGATCAGAATAATACCTAAACAATATTCTAGGTACTTTGAAATTCAATATACTTATGAAGTAAAAGAAATTCAAAGGGAATTAAATAGAGAAAATGGACTAGGAATAGATTTAGGTATAGACAATCTATGTACTTGTGTTACAAATACTGGAGCTTCATTCCTAATAGATGGTAGAAAATTAAAATCAATAAATCGATACTATAACAAGATAAATGCAAAATTACAAAGTATAAAAGATAAGCAAAAGATTGAGCGCACAACATTAAGGCAAAAGAGAATAGCAAGGAAGAGAAATAATCGCATAGAAGATTATCTTTCAAAAGTAGCAAGAATAATAATAAATTATTGTCTTAATAATGATATAGGAAAGATAGTTCTAGGATATAATGAGGACTTTCAAAGAAATTCAAATATAGGAAGTATAAATAATCAAAATTTTGTAAATATACCTTATGGGAAATTAAGAGATAAATTAATATATCTATGTAAACTATATGGAATAGAATTTAAACTACAAGAAGAAAGTTATACATCAAAAGCGAGTTTCTTTGATGGAGATGAAATCCCAATATATGATAAAGAAAATCCACAAGAATATATATTCAGTGGAAAAAGAATAAAAAGAGGACTGTATCAAACAAGTGTAGGTAAACTCATAAATGCAGATTGTAATGGTGCATTAAATATTCTAAGAAAAAGTAAAGTTGTGGATTTAAGTATCCTATACAATAGAGGTGAGCTGAACACACCTAAAAGAATAAGGGTAGTGTAA
- a CDS encoding cupin domain-containing protein — protein sequence MLGKVITEHGQVVNNQDIMVVHLHLKEGETIAPHNHPGRQIFFTVVEGEVEVYLNEEETYPLVPKKVLDFDGEARISVKALKESDIFVYLVVKR from the coding sequence ATGTTAGGAAAAGTAATAACAGAACATGGACAAGTAGTTAATAATCAAGATATAATGGTAGTTCACCTACATTTAAAAGAAGGAGAAACAATAGCACCTCATAATCACCCTGGAAGACAAATATTCTTTACAGTAGTTGAAGGTGAGGTAGAAGTATACTTAAATGAAGAAGAAACTTATCCATTAGTACCTAAAAAAGTTTTAGATTTTGATGGTGAGGCAAGAATATCTGTTAAAGCATTAAAAGAAAGTGATATTTTTGTATATTTAGTTGTAAAAAGATAA
- a CDS encoding DUF1275 domain-containing protein — protein MEKIKEEVPEKLRIAVLLSFISGYINAFTYNNAGELFAGAQTGNVIFMALHFAKGNLEKAVEFLIPIISFMIGQIFIYCFRNFFQRRGHKGYIHSSLLMLFIMIMLIVLLPFFDYHFIVVTLAFFAAIQSDTFQRLRGFSYATIMMTGNVKNAPRLLIEGLVQRDRELLVRGFLLFLIIFSFMLGVGISTYFTQFVKKSALVPLILPLSYINYVLFKEEHSVIDVVKSKIRKIK, from the coding sequence ATGGAAAAAATCAAAGAAGAAGTTCCTGAGAAATTAAGAATAGCAGTTCTTTTATCGTTTATTAGTGGATATATTAATGCCTTTACTTATAATAATGCAGGAGAACTTTTTGCAGGAGCACAAACTGGAAATGTAATTTTTATGGCCTTACATTTTGCAAAAGGAAATCTTGAAAAAGCAGTTGAATTTCTGATACCTATTATTTCTTTTATGATAGGACAAATTTTTATCTATTGTTTTAGAAATTTTTTTCAAAGAAGAGGACACAAAGGATATATACATTCTTCTCTTTTAATGCTTTTTATTATGATAATGTTAATTGTACTTTTACCTTTTTTTGATTATCATTTTATTGTTGTAACACTGGCTTTTTTTGCAGCTATCCAATCAGATACCTTTCAAAGATTGAGAGGTTTTTCATATGCAACTATAATGATGACAGGAAATGTAAAAAATGCTCCTCGTTTATTAATTGAAGGGCTTGTTCAGAGAGACAGAGAATTATTAGTAAGAGGTTTTTTACTATTTTTAATAATTTTTAGTTTTATGCTAGGAGTGGGAATATCTACATATTTTACTCAATTTGTTAAAAAGAGTGCATTAGTTCCTTTAATTCTTCCACTTTCATATATTAATTATGTGTTATTTAAAGAAGAACACAGCGTAATAGATGTCGTAAAATCTAAAATAAGAAAGATTAAATAA
- a CDS encoding DUF1211 domain-containing protein — MTKERLTAFFDAVLAIIMTILVLELEKPSEVSLKGFLALKENFFAYTLSFFWLGILWINHHNEWIGVKISEKTLWGTIMTLFFSSFFPYSTAIVSKNFHNTTAQLFYGIIIIGVTVSVIITTNTLIEANKTDKNILEKLKRMNLYLKYDLIIKIVAFLISAFFYPPAIMIALLFLTLIFVFLAILKKI; from the coding sequence ATGACAAAGGAAAGATTAACAGCATTTTTCGATGCAGTGTTAGCAATTATTATGACAATTCTTGTACTAGAATTAGAAAAACCCAGTGAAGTCTCATTAAAAGGATTTTTAGCACTTAAAGAAAATTTTTTTGCTTATACTTTATCATTTTTTTGGTTAGGTATATTGTGGATAAATCATCATAATGAATGGATAGGAGTAAAAATATCGGAAAAAACATTATGGGGAACAATTATGACACTATTTTTTTCTTCGTTTTTTCCATATTCTACAGCAATAGTTTCTAAAAACTTTCATAACACAACTGCTCAATTATTTTATGGCATAATAATAATAGGAGTAACTGTTAGTGTTATAATTACTACAAATACACTGATAGAAGCTAATAAAACAGACAAAAATATTTTAGAAAAACTAAAGAGGATGAATTTATATCTAAAATATGATTTAATTATAAAAATTGTGGCTTTTTTGATTTCAGCTTTCTTTTATCCACCAGCAATTATGATAGCTTTATTATTTCTAACACTAATTTTTGTATTTCTAGCAATTCTTAAAAAAATATAA
- a CDS encoding aldo/keto reductase, with product MKNVKLSNGVEMPILGFGVYQIPDLKECERVVSEAIEVGYRSIDTAQIYGNEEAVGNAVKKSGIDRKEFFITTKVWISNSGYENAKASIEESLRKLQTDYIDLLLIHQPFGDYYGTYRAMEEYYKAGKLRAIGVSNFYPDRFIDLVHFVKIKPMLNQVETHVFNQQIIPQEIMKEYGTQIESWGPFAEGKKNIFTNETLVEIGNKYNKTAAQVALRYLIQRDVVVIPKTVKKERMIQNFDVFNFELSEEDMKEILKLDKKESLFLSHVDPETVKFLVNTKL from the coding sequence ATGAAAAATGTAAAACTATCAAATGGAGTTGAAATGCCAATTTTAGGTTTTGGTGTATATCAAATACCTGATTTAAAAGAATGTGAAAGAGTTGTTTCAGAAGCTATAGAAGTTGGATATCGTTCAATAGATACTGCACAAATTTATGGAAATGAAGAAGCAGTAGGAAATGCAGTTAAAAAAAGTGGAATAGACAGAAAAGAATTTTTTATCACAACAAAAGTTTGGATATCAAATTCAGGTTATGAAAATGCAAAAGCTTCTATAGAAGAATCGCTTAGAAAATTACAAACAGACTACATAGACTTATTATTAATACACCAACCTTTTGGTGATTACTATGGAACATATAGAGCTATGGAAGAATACTATAAGGCTGGAAAACTTAGAGCAATAGGAGTAAGTAATTTCTATCCTGATAGATTTATCGATCTTGTGCATTTTGTCAAAATAAAACCTATGTTAAATCAAGTTGAAACTCATGTATTCAATCAACAAATAATACCACAAGAAATAATGAAAGAATATGGAACTCAAATAGAATCTTGGGGACCATTCGCAGAAGGTAAAAAGAATATTTTTACTAATGAAACATTGGTAGAAATTGGAAATAAATATAATAAGACTGCTGCACAAGTAGCATTAAGATATTTAATTCAAAGAGATGTAGTTGTTATTCCTAAGACAGTGAAAAAAGAAAGAATGATACAAAATTTTGATGTATTCAATTTTGAATTAAGTGAAGAAGATATGAAAGAAATCTTAAAACTGGATAAAAAAGAAAGTCTTTTCTTATCACATGTTGACCCTGAAACAGTTAAATTTTTAGTTAATACTAAATTATAG
- a CDS encoding 1-deoxy-D-xylulose-5-phosphate synthase has translation MYLEKINSPEDVKKLNIEEMKILAQEIREAIIKRDAIHGGHFGPNLGMVEATIALHYVFNSPEDKFIFDVSHQTYPHKMLTGRRQAFTDEAHYDDVTGYSNQHESEHDHFILGHTSTSISLALGLAKARDVKGEKGNVIAIIGDGSLSGGEALEGLDFAGELKTNFIIIVNDNDMSIAENHGGLYKNLKLLRETDGKAEINLFKAMGLDYIFVKDGNNIKELIEAFKKVKDINHPIVVHIHTQKGKGYKLAEENKEPWHYVMPFNIEDGKPLNVDDSEDYTDVTKEYLIKKMKEDKTVVTITAGTPGSFGFSKKERDELGSQFVDVGIAEQTAVAISSAMASKGAKPVFTVVSSFIQRAYDQLSQDLCINNNPATIVVSYGGAIGMTDVTHLGWFDIAMMGNIPNLVYLAPTTKEEYLAMLEWSIEQQEHPVAIRLPGGKMVSSGKKVTKDFSKLNTYEVSQKGKKVAIIGLGTFYQLGEKVAKLYEEKTGVKATVINPMYITGVDEKLLEELKKDHSIVITLEDGILDGGFGEKIARFYGNSDMKVLNYGLKKEFLDRHDIGKLLRKNRLKVDLIVEDLLKF, from the coding sequence ATGTATTTAGAAAAAATTAATTCACCAGAGGATGTAAAAAAATTAAACATAGAGGAAATGAAAATTTTAGCACAAGAAATTAGAGAGGCTATAATAAAAAGAGATGCTATTCATGGAGGACATTTTGGACCAAATTTAGGAATGGTTGAAGCAACAATAGCTTTACACTATGTTTTTAATTCACCAGAAGATAAGTTTATTTTTGATGTTTCACATCAAACATACCCACATAAAATGTTAACTGGAAGAAGACAAGCTTTTACAGATGAAGCACATTATGATGACGTTACAGGATATAGTAATCAACATGAAAGTGAACATGATCATTTTATACTAGGACATACTTCAACTTCAATAAGTTTAGCATTAGGACTTGCTAAAGCAAGAGATGTAAAAGGAGAAAAAGGAAATGTTATTGCTATCATTGGAGATGGCTCTCTAAGTGGTGGAGAAGCACTTGAAGGTTTAGATTTTGCAGGGGAATTGAAAACAAATTTTATTATTATAGTTAATGATAATGATATGTCAATAGCAGAAAATCATGGAGGACTTTATAAAAATTTAAAATTATTAAGGGAAACAGATGGGAAAGCAGAAATAAATTTATTTAAAGCTATGGGCTTAGATTATATTTTTGTTAAAGATGGTAATAATATTAAAGAATTAATAGAAGCATTTAAAAAAGTAAAGGATATAAATCACCCAATAGTAGTTCATATTCATACTCAAAAAGGTAAAGGATATAAGCTTGCTGAAGAAAATAAAGAACCTTGGCACTATGTAATGCCATTTAATATAGAAGATGGAAAGCCTTTAAATGTTGATGATAGTGAAGATTATACAGATGTGACAAAAGAATACTTAATAAAGAAAATGAAAGAAGATAAAACTGTTGTGACAATAACAGCAGGAACACCAGGAAGTTTTGGCTTTTCTAAAAAAGAAAGAGATGAGTTAGGTTCTCAATTTGTAGATGTGGGTATAGCAGAACAAACAGCAGTAGCTATATCTTCAGCTATGGCATCTAAAGGAGCTAAGCCAGTTTTCACAGTAGTGAGTTCATTTATCCAAAGAGCTTATGATCAATTATCACAAGATTTATGTATAAACAATAATCCTGCAACAATAGTTGTTTCTTATGGTGGAGCAATAGGAATGACAGATGTTACTCATCTTGGTTGGTTTGATATTGCTATGATGGGAAATATTCCTAATTTAGTTTATTTAGCTCCAACAACAAAAGAAGAATATCTTGCTATGCTTGAATGGAGTATAGAACAACAAGAACATCCAGTTGCAATTCGTTTACCTGGTGGGAAAATGGTGTCAAGTGGAAAGAAAGTTACAAAAGATTTTTCTAAACTAAATACATATGAAGTAAGTCAAAAAGGTAAAAAAGTTGCAATTATAGGATTGGGAACTTTCTATCAATTAGGAGAAAAAGTTGCAAAATTATATGAAGAAAAAACAGGAGTAAAAGCAACAGTTATAAATCCTATGTATATAACAGGAGTAGATGAAAAATTATTGGAAGAATTGAAAAAAGATCATAGTATAGTTATAACTCTTGAGGATGGAATTTTAGATGGTGGTTTTGGAGAAAAAATAGCTAGATTTTATGGAAATTCAGATATGAAAGTTTTAAATTATGGACTTAAAAAAGAATTTTTAGATAGACATGATATAGGAAAATTATTAAGAAAAAATAGATTAAAGGTTGATTTAATTGTTGAAGATTTATTGAAATTTTAA
- a CDS encoding MerR family transcriptional regulator: MTIKEVSEQLEITQDTLRYYEKVGMIPPVTRTEGGIRDYQKEDLEWVKLATCMRSAGLPVKVMIDYLSLYKQGDSTIQQRCNLLKEQREKLLEQKKQIEETLEKLNYKIAKYEVAVETGKLTWDKE; the protein is encoded by the coding sequence ATGACAATAAAAGAAGTGAGTGAACAATTAGAAATTACGCAAGATACACTTAGATATTATGAAAAAGTTGGAATGATACCTCCTGTTACAAGGACAGAGGGAGGGATTAGAGATTATCAAAAGGAAGATTTAGAATGGGTTAAATTAGCAACTTGTATGAGAAGTGCAGGTTTACCAGTGAAAGTAATGATAGATTATTTAAGTTTATATAAACAAGGAGATTCAACAATTCAACAAAGATGTAATCTTTTGAAAGAACAAAGAGAGAAACTATTGGAGCAAAAAAAACAAATAGAAGAAACTTTAGAAAAATTAAATTATAAAATTGCAAAATATGAAGTCGCAGTTGAAACAGGAAAATTAACTTGGGATAAAGAATAG
- a CDS encoding flavodoxin translates to MSKKLVVYFSHKGENYSKGKIVNLEKGNTEIAAEIISSIIEADIFEIVADKKYPIKYDDCIEIAKKELRENSRPKLKDNIDIKEYDIIFVGYPNWWGTMPMPVWTFLEEKDFTNKKVLPFCTHEGSGLGKSESDIKKLTGGAEVLKGLAINGSEVNNSEKQIKKWLEDSLK, encoded by the coding sequence ATGAGTAAAAAATTAGTTGTATATTTCTCACATAAGGGAGAAAATTATTCAAAAGGAAAAATTGTAAATTTAGAAAAAGGTAACACAGAAATTGCTGCTGAAATAATTTCTAGTATAATTGAGGCAGATATATTTGAAATAGTAGCTGATAAAAAGTATCCTATCAAATATGATGACTGTATTGAAATTGCAAAAAAAGAACTTAGAGAAAACTCAAGACCTAAATTGAAAGATAACATAGACATTAAAGAATATGACATAATATTTGTGGGTTATCCAAATTGGTGGGGAACTATGCCTATGCCGGTGTGGACTTTCCTTGAAGAAAAAGATTTTACTAATAAGAAAGTTTTACCATTCTGTACACATGAAGGAAGTGGTTTAGGAAAAAGTGAAAGTGATATAAAAAAATTGACAGGTGGTGCAGAAGTACTAAAAGGCTTAGCAATAAATGGTTCAGAAGTTAATAATTCAGAAAAACAAATAAAAAAATGGTTGGAGGATAGTCTAAAATGA
- a CDS encoding transposase: MYLTLKQQVKHLSKKEFRNLKYLSHIAKNLTNEAIYNIRQYYFKNKKYLSYNENYKILKNSENYKKLNSNMAQQILKEVDGSFKSFFGLLKLVKNGQYDNKKIKLPKYLAKDGFTTLVIGFVRLKDDMLIIPYSNSFRKTHKEIAIKLPPILKGKKIKEIRIIPKQHSRYFEIQYTYEVKEVQRELNKENGLGIDLGIDNLCTCVTNNGASFLIDGRKLKSINRYYNKINAKLQSIKDKQKIERTTLRQKRIARKRNNRIEDYLSKVARIIINYCLNNDIGKLVLGYNEDFQRNSNIGSINNQNFVNIPYGKLRDKLIYLCKLYGIEFKLQEESYTSKASFFDGDEIPIYDKENPQEYIFSGKRIKRGLYQTSVGKLINADCNGALNILRKSKVVDLSILYNRGELNTPKRIRVV, encoded by the coding sequence ATGTATTTAACATTAAAACAACAAGTAAAACATCTTAGTAAAAAAGAGTTTAGAAATTTAAAATATTTATCTCATATAGCTAAGAACTTAACTAATGAAGCTATATATAATATTAGACAATACTATTTTAAAAATAAAAAGTATTTAAGTTATAATGAAAACTATAAAATACTTAAAAATAGTGAAAATTACAAGAAATTAAATTCTAATATGGCTCAACAAATTCTAAAAGAAGTAGATGGAAGTTTCAAATCATTTTTTGGACTTTTAAAACTTGTTAAGAATGGTCAATATGATAATAAAAAAATTAAATTACCTAAATATCTTGCTAAAGATGGATTTACAACTCTTGTTATAGGTTTTGTTAGATTAAAAGATGATATGCTGATTATTCCTTATTCAAATTCATTTAGAAAGACACATAAGGAAATCGCAATAAAACTACCACCAATATTAAAAGGCAAGAAAATAAAAGAGATTAGAATAATACCTAAACAACATTCTAGGTACTTTGAAATTCAATATACTTATGAAGTAAAAGAAGTTCAAAGGGAATTAAATAAAGAAAATGGACTAGGAATAGATTTAGGTATAGATAATCTATGTACTTGTGTTACAAATAATGGAGCTTCATTCTTAATAGATGGTAGAAAATTAAAATCAATAAATCGATACTATAACAAGATAAATGCAAAATTACAAAGTATAAAAGATAAGCAAAAGATTGAGCGCACAACATTAAGGCAAAAGAGAATAGCTAGGAAGAGAAATAATCGCATAGAAGATTATCTTTCAAAAGTAGCAAGAATAATAATAAATTATTGTCTTAATAATGATATAGGAAAACTAGTTCTAGGATATAATGAGGACTTTCAAAGAAATTCAAATATAGGAAGTATAAATAATCAAAATTTTGTAAATATACCTTATGGGAAATTAAGAGATAAATTAATATATCTATGTAAACTATATGGAATAGAATTTAAACTACAAGAAGAAAGTTATACATCAAAAGCGAGTTTCTTTGATGGAGATGAAATCCCAATATATGATAAAGAAAATCCACAAGAATATATATTCAGTGGAAAAAGAATAAAAAGAGGACTGTATCAAACAAGTGTAGGTAAACTCATAAATGCAGATTGTAATGGTGCATTAAATATTCTAAGAAAAAGTAAAGTTGTGGATTTAAGTATCCTATACAATAGAGGTGAGCTGAACACACCTAAAAGAATAAGGGTAGTGTAA